In Chryseobacterium salivictor, the DNA window GTCATTTGCTGAACTTAAAGTGAATGTTGTTCTTCATTTGAACAACCGAAAAATTCTTTCCGGCCTGGCAGAATTTGCCGGGATTTCAGATCAGCTGATCGACTTTACGGTGGCACTCGACAAACTCGATAAAATTGGAAAAGAAGGAGTTGTCAAAGAACTTTTAGAAAAAAAAATCAGTCAGGACTCTATCGATAAACTGGATTTTCTTTTTAATCAAAGTGAAAAAGCACTGGATAATTTAGCACAGTTAAAAGAGAAATTTCAGGGAAATGAAATCGGAACGGCTGGCGTAGAAGAGTTAGAATTTGTATTGACGAAATCTTTTGAATTGGGAATTTCTGATGAAAGTTTAAAATTCGATATTACTTTAGCACGTGGCCTTGATTATTATACCGGTGCAATTTTCGAAGTAAAAGCGACCGGTGTTGCGATGGGATCCATCGGCGGCGGCGGCAGATACGATAATTTAACCGAAGTTTTCGGTGTGAAAAACATTCCGGGAATCGGGATTTCTTTTGGTCTCGACCGAATTTATCTGGTCATGGAAGAACTTGGTTTATTTCCTGAGGATTCTATAAACGTGGTACAATATCTTTTTGCCAATTACGGCGAAACCGAATCTTTAGCGGCGATGAAAGTCATTGGTCAGCTTCGGACAAAAGGGATTTCTGCAGAATTATATCCGGAATCTGCAAAACTGAAAAAACAGTTTACTTACGCTGAGAAAAAGGGAATTCCCAACCTGGTTTTCTACGGAGAACAGGAAATTGCAGACGGCAAAATAACCGTTAAGAATTTGAAAGCGGGTGAACAGATTATTCAGACCGTAGAAGAATTTTTAGATTAAACAAAGGTAACCGTGACAAGATTATGAATCTTGTCACGGTTACAGAATTAATAAACTCAAAAAATGTGGTGGATCTACGCTTTACTTTCTGCCTTATTTGCAGCAGCGACAGCGATTTTTGCTAAAGTCGGTGTAGAAAATGTAAACTCTAATCTGGCAACTGCTATTCGGACAGTTGTGGTTTTGGTCATGATTTGGATAATCGTTTTCTTCCGAAATGAATATCGAGCAATCGGAGAATTATCATCTCGAAACTGGATTTTCCTCACGATTTCAGGATTAGCAACCGGTCTTTCTTGGATCTTTTATTTTAAAGCATTACAAATAGGACAAGTCTCGAAAGTGGCAGGAATTGATAAACTCAGTTTGGCTTTAACCATCATTTTTGCCGTTATATTTTTAGGAGAAACATTAACTTGGAAAACAGCAGTTGGCGCAAGTTTAATTATTGCCGGAACTTTATTTTTAATCTGGAAATAATGGAAAATTATCTCGACATCAATCGTAAATTATGGAATGCAAAAGTAGAAACGCATTTAAAATCTGATTTCTATTTTGTTGATGAATTTTTAAAAGGCAGAACTTCTTTGAATTCCATTGAATTGGATCTTTTAGGAGATGTTAAAGACAAAAACATTCTTCATCTGCAATGTCATTTCGGACAGGATTCTATTTCACTTTCCCGTTTAGGAGCAAAAGTTACAGGAATCGATCTGTCGGATAAATCGATTGAAGCAGCAAAGAAATTAGCGCAACAGTGTGAAACAGATACGCAGTTTTTAGTTTCAGATGTATATGATTTGCCAAATGTTTTACATCAAAAATTCGATATTCTTTATGCGACTTATGGCACAATAGGCTGGCTTCCCGATTTGCAGAAGTGGGCCGAAGTGATTGCTCATTTTCTAAAACCTGGGGGTCAATTGATCTTTGTAGAATTTCATCCCGTGGTTTGGATGTATGATGACGACTTCACTTTTGTCAAACACAGTTATTTTAATAATGAACAGATTATTGAAACCAATCAGGGAACATACGCCGATCCACGTGCCGATTTGATGAATGAAGAAGTGAGTTGGAATCATTCGCTTTCAGAAGTTTTTACCAATTTATCAGGTGAGGATCTCCTTTTGCAAAACTTTCAGGAATACAATTGGTCTCCATATCCGTGTTTCCGGCATATTGAGGAAGTCGAAAAAGGAAAATATCAAATCCCACAATTTGGAAATAGAGTTCCTCTCGTATATTCCCTGGTTGCAGAAAAAAAATAAATACAGAAATGTTGCTTTTAAATCACAAAAATTTGTATCATTGCAAATCCGAAATTTACTTTGTAAAATTTGGATTTTAAAATGGGGGATTAGCTCATCTGGCTAGAGCGTTTGACTGGCAGTCAAGAGGTGGTCGGTTCGATCCCGATATCCTCCACAAAAAAGAAGCCGTCTCATAACTATATGAAACGGCTTTTTTTATGGTTTTCTCACGGACTCCTGTTCGAGCATAGGGTTCAAATATTAGAATCTCTGAGGGTTAGTTGGAGTATTGAGACACTTTCTTTTTGTTTTAATAATGTGATGAACTCAAGCCCGTAAATTTTCACTGTTTTCGATATGCATTCCTTTTTGCTGAAGAAATACTAGGTAAATGATCATAACAGTCACTAACATTAGTTTTGATTTTTTTTCTCCATCAATATATTTTACAGGGATTTTAGCTTAAAATTTTCCATAGTATTGCAAACCATCGCGGTGCGTTCAGGTTTTTTTTCGGTAATATTTTAGATATGATGCAGGTCTGCGGATTCTGCAATTTCTAAATCGCCCGGGAAACTCGATCATGTTTTTTTAATTCGGTTAAATGGAGTGGAAATCAATTCTTAAATTAATTTTTTGAGGCTGCTTTAATTCATTATTTTTAATTCTAAATTAAAATTCAATCTAGAATTCCTAACTTATTATCCTATAAAAATTCCGTATTTTTGCCAATCCCGAAAATTCAAATTTCGAGGTTTAAAAATGAAAGATCCTAAAGAATATATAGAAGTTTACGGAGCCCGTGAACACAATTTAAAAAATATCGATGTTAAAATTCCGCGCAATGAACTGGTCGTAATCACCGGGCTTTCAGGAAGTGGGAAATCATCGTTGGCTTTTGATACGATTTTTGCGGAAGGTCAGCGAAGATATATCGAAACTTTTTCGGCGTATGCCAGACAATTCCTCGGTGGACTGGAAAGACCGGATGTTGATAAAATCGACGGACTTTCTCCCGTGATTGCGATTGAACAGAAAACGACGAATAAAAATCCACGTTCGACAGTTGGAACAGTTACAGAATTATATGACTTTTTGCGTCTGCTTTTTGCCAGAGTTTCCGATGCGTATTCTTTGACGACCGGGCAAAGACTGGTAAGTTACACCGAAGAACAGATTTTAGACGCCATTAAAAATAATTACAAAGGAGAGAAGGTAATGTTGCTTGCGCCGGCAGTACGGTCGCGGAAAGGACATTACCACGAGCTTTTTGTGCAGATGGCTAAGAAAGGATATGGCCAGGCAAGAATTGATGGCGAGATTCTGGATATTGAATATGATCTAAAACTCGACCGCTACAAAACCCATGATATCGATATCGTGATCGACCGATGGATTATCGGCGAAAACGCATCTGAAGCCAGAATGGAACAATCCTTAAAAACTGCGTTGCACATGGGCGAAGGAGTGATTGGAATTCAAAAATTAGCAAGTGAAAGCATAGAGTATTTCTCTAAAAATTTAATGGATGCCGACACCGGACATTCATTGTCTTTGCCGGAACCGAATACTTTTTCGTTTAACTCTCCGAAAGGAAGTTGCCCGTATTGCAAAGGTTTGGGCATGGTGAAGAAAGTGAATACCGACTATTTTGTAGAAAACCCGAAACTTTCTATCAATCAGGGTGGTTTGCTGCCGTTAGAAGACATTAAATCTAACAAATGGATTCTGGGTCAGATTAAAAATATCTTGGAGATTTTTGGTCTTTCTATGGCAACGCCGATTAAGGATATTCCGAAAGAAGCCCTGGATTACATCTACCACGGTTGCCACAAAGAAATCAATAAAGATTTAAAACTGGCAGGAATTAATAAGAAAATCAAAGTCAATTTCGATGGTTTAGTTTCCTTGATTAATGAAATGATTGATGACAAAGAAAGTTACGATGCTACTTTGTTAGAACGCCATTTCACCACAGAAGAGGTTTGCCCGGACTGTAATGGAGCGCGTTTGCAGGCGTCGAGTTTAAGTTTTAAAATCGATGGGAAAAATATTGCAGAAATTAATGCTTTATCGCTTCTTGATTTAAAGGAATGGCTGATTCAGGTTGAAGATAAATTCAGCAAAAACAATAAAATTATCGCTCACGAAATTCTAAAAGAGATCAAAACCAGACTGCAGTTTCTGCTCGATGTCGGTTTGGATTATCTGAGTTTGAGCAGAAGTTCACGAACGCTTTCCGGAGGGGAATCTCAAAGGATTCGTTTGGCAACACAAATCGGTTCACAACTGGTGAATGTGCTTTATATTTTAGATGAACCGTCGATTGGTTTGCACCAAAGAGATAATGAAAGACTGATCGCATCGTTGAAAAATTTACGCGACATCGGAAATTCTGTAATCGTTGTAGAACATGACAAAGATATGATTATGGAAGCCGATGAGGTCTTGGATATCGGTCCGCGAGCAGGGAAATTCGGTGGTGAAGTTCTTTGGCAGGGAAAACCGAAAGATTTATTAAATGCAGATACCATCACCGCAGATTATCTGACCGGAAAACGCAAAATAGAAGTTCCCGAAGTTCGCAGAGAAGGAAACGGGAAATCATTAATTCTAAAAGGTGCGACCGGCAATAATCTGAAGAATGTCAATTTAGAAATTCCGCTTGGAAAACTCGTTGTAGTGACAGGAATTTCAGGAAGTGGAAAATCTTCTTTAATTAATGGGACTTTGTATCCAATTCTAAATCAGCATTTTTATAGAGCCGTAAAAGAACCTTTACCCTACAAAAAATTTGAAGGAATTGATAACATCGACAAAATAGTTGATGTTGACCAAACGCCGATTGGCAGAACACCGCGTTCGAATCCCGCAACTTATACCGGAATGTTTACCGATATCAGGAATCTTTTTGCTGAGCTTCCCGAGTCTAAAATCCGGGGTTACAAAGCAGGACGCTTCTCCTTTAATGTAAAAGGCGGACGTTGCGAAACCTGTCAGGGCGGAGGTTTGAAAGTGATTGAAATGAACTTTCTGCCTGATGTGTATGTTCATTGTGAAACGTGTAATGGCAAACGTTTTAACCGCGAAACTTTAGAAGTCCGTTATAAAGGAAAATCCATTTCTGATGTTTTGGAAATGACGATCGATGAAGCCACAGAATTTTTCCAGCCGATTCCTAAGATTTTTTCCAAAGTGAAAACCATGCAGGATGTCGGTTTGGGATATATTACACTGGGCCAGCAATCCACAACTTTGAGTGGTGGTGAAGCGCAACGGATTAAACTCGCCACAGAATTATCGAAAAGACAAACCGGAAATACTTTGTATATTTTGGATGAACCAACGACCGGATTGCATTTTGAAGATGTAAAAGTGTTGATGGACGCCATCAATAAATTGGTTGAATTAGGGAATTCGTTTATTATTATTGAACATAATTTAGATGTAATTAAATTGGCAGATCATATCATCGACATCGGTCCGGAAGGTGGTTACCGCGGTGGAGAAATCATTGCCAAAGGAACGCCCGAAGAAGTCGCCAAATCAAAAAAATCTTTAACTGCAAAATTCTTGAAAAGAGAATTAAACAGTTAAAGTAATTATTTGAAAAATCAAAAACCGAATGTGATGTTCGGTTTTTTTATTTTCTTTTACTTTGTATTATAAAAAAGTAAATAATGGATGCATTTCTTGATGTCGCTTTACGGAGTCTCGCAGTCTATCTTTTTATGTTTGCCGCAATCCGGGTTTTTGGGAAGAATCAACTTTCGCAGTTAAACGCTGGTGATATTGTTTTGCTTTTATTGATTTCCAATGCGGTGCAAAATGCGATGGTGGGTTCTAATGTAAGTTTAGAAGGCGGTTTGGTCGCGGCACTGGTTTTATTTGTAGCCAATTTTATCGTTAAAAAAATAATTTTCAAAAATCCAAAAATTAAAAGTCTGGTAGAATCTGATCCGATCATTTTAATCAAAGACGGCGTCGTGGATAATTTAAAAATGAAGGAACAGGAAGTCAGTTTTGATGAGTTGGAAGAAGCTGTCCGGGAACACGGGATCGAAAAAATCATCGATGTGAAACTGGCAGTTTTGGAAGTTGACGGTAACATCAGTGTTATTTCTATCGATAAGGAAACCGGCTCTACCAAATTTTCACGCCGCCGTCGAAAATTCCCCAGAAAAAGCCATAAGTTTTAAGGAACTGTTTGAAAATATAAATCTTTAAACCATAAAGTGACAAAGAATAAAAGTGGAGAACAGGATTTCCATAAAAATGCAAAATGGGAATGCAGGAATCAATTCAACTTTTGTATGACTGATTTTCCGAATTGCTCTTTTGATTCTTTGGCGGCAAAAAAAATAAATAGGCTCTTATCAGAAATTATAATTTAGAAAACAATGAATTACGAAATACGACCAATGCGTCCCGAAGATGGCGATAAAGTTTTAGAAATTTTTCAACAGGGAATTAACGGTGGAAATGCGACATTCGATAAAGTTGCACCTGCCTGGGAAGCCTGGGATACCAAACATTTTAATGTGTGCCGTTTCGTCTTAGAAAATGAAACGGATGAAGTGGTGGGTTGGTGCGCCCTGCAACCTGTCAGCAATCGCGATTGTTTTAAAGGTGTTGCCGAAGTCAGCATTTATTTAGACACTTCAGTTCAGGGAAAAGGACTGGGAACCGTGATGATGAAAAAACTGATTCTCGATAGTGAAGAAAACGGCTTCTGGACTTTACAGGCCGCAATATTCCCCGAGAATACAGTAAGCGTGAAAATTCATGAAAAGCATGGTTTTACGATGATCGGCACAAGAGAAAGAATTGGCGAAATGAACGGAAAGTGGCGAAATGTTGTGTTACTCGAAAGAAGAAGCAGGGTAGTGGGAATTTAGATGATAAATTTTTATTTTATATTATTTGTATTGAATAAAAAGCAGAAATTTGCAGCAGGAATGATTGATCCGATGAAAACCTTTTAAAAACTTTACTCTTAACTCTATTCAATGCCAAAAGAATTTCAATTTCAAGTATCGCCCCAAGTTGCTGCCAGCGAAGATTTATTAGCACAACAGGTCGCAAAATTCTGTAAAATAACTCCGGAAGAAATTCTTAAAGTAGTGGTTTTGAAACGCTCTTTCGATGCCCGGCAAAAGGCGGTGAAAGTAAATGTTAAAGGAATTGTTTATTTAATTGGTGAAGATTATATTCCCGCTAAAATTGAATTACCGGACTATCCAAATGTCGCGAACAGGCAGGAAGTAATTGTGGTGGGCGCTGGTCCTGCCGGATTGTTTGCTGCTTTACAATTGATAGAACTGGGACTGAAACCGATTGTTTTAGAGCGCGGAAAAGAGGTGCGGGGCCGTCGCCGTGATTTGAAAGCCATTAATGTTGACGGAATTGTAAATGAAGATTCTAATTATTGCTTTGGCGAAGGTGGAGCAGGAACTTACTCTGACGGAAAATTATATACCCGTTCAAAAAAGCGCGGCGATATCGATCGCATTTTAGAACTTTTTGTTGGTTTTGGAGCTACTCCAGATATCATGGTCGATGCCCATCCCCATATCGGAACCAATAAACTGCCCAAAATTATTCAGGATATCCGTGAACAAATTATCGCTTGTGGCGGAGAAGTTTTATTTGAAACCCGCGTCACCGATTTTGTGGTGAAAAACAGCGAAATGCAGGGTGTTGTTCTGCAGAATGGAAACATCATTTCAGCCAATAAAGTTATTTTAGCAACGGGACATTCCGCACGGGATATTTTCGAATTGCTGCATAAGAAAAATATTTATATTGAAGCCAAACCTTTTGCTTTGGGCGTACGAGCAGAACATCCCCAAGAATTAATTGACCGGATTCAGTATTCCTGCGATTATCGTGGTGAGTTTTTGCCACCTGCACCGTATTCTGTGGTAAAACAGGTCAACGGCCGCGGAATGTACTCATTTTGTATGTGTCCGGGCGGTGTCATTGCGCCGTGTGCGACGAGTCCTGGCGAAGTGGTTACGAATGGTTGGTCGCCTTCCAAAAGAGATCAGCCCACCGCAAATTCAGGAATTGTGGTCGAGTTGAAATTAGAGGATTTCAAACCTTATCAAAAATTCGGACCTTTAGCAGGGATGGAGTTTCAGAAAGCAATCGAGCAGAAAGCCTGGCATTTGGCCGGCGAAACTCAAAAAGTTCCTGCGCAGAGAATGGTCGATTTTACCCAAAATAAAATTTCGCAAAATATTCCCAAAACCTCTTATGTTCCCGGAACGACATCGATTGAAATGGGAGAAGTTTTCCCGGGATTTTTAAGTCAGATTATGCGGCAGGGATTTGTAGAATTTGGAAAATCCATGAAAGGATACATGACGAATGAAGCGATTTTGCACGCACCGGAAAGCAGAACTTCGTCTCCGGTTCGGATTCCGAGAGATTCCTTTTCTTTGGAACATCTTCAGATCAAAGGTTTGTATCCGTGTGGCGAAGGAGCAGGTTATGCGGGTGGAATTATTTCTGCTGCAATTGATGGGGAAAAATGTGCTTTGAAAGTGGCGGAAAGTTTAAATTTAAAATAGATATTGATTAAAATTTCGAAAGTTTTTTTAGTGAAAATTTGAAGTCATAAAAACGAATTAACAGGACAAATTTGATGTCGTTTTCATAGAGATAATCAGTAGGTTATAGAAGTTTCCATTTTAATAAAGTAAAAAACCGAACTTATTTATGAGTTGGCATCATCATTGAAAGGTCTAAAGTTAAATCTTTAAAATTTCAATAATGAAAAATCTATTCAAAATACTATTAGGAGCAGGTTTGGCGGTTACGCTTACTTCTTGCGGTGCGACCCAGAATCCGTACGGAAACAGTTACCCCAATGATGGAGTAAATAATGGTACGGTTTACAGAGCCGGAGACGGACAGGTTTACCGCCGCGGTGAAGTCTATCGCGACCGAAACGGAAATGTGTATCAAAACGGAACGGTAATTCGAACAGGAGACGTGTACGGACAACCCGGTGTTTTAGGAAGAAACGGAAACCAAACCGTGTATTATCCTAATCAAAACCGAAAAAACCTTCCACCAGGACAGGCGAAAAAAATCTACGGTGGTAAAGCAACTGATTACGCGAAAGGGCAACAGAAAAAAAGAAATAATCAGTGGGAAAAATCTCGTGATGACGACTACAGAGATCGGAATTATAAGGATTACAAAAAGGGCAAAGACCACAATAAGAAATACAACAAAAATCGCAAAGACCGTAAAGACCGTAAAGACGATTAAAATAAAAAGGTGGGAAAATAATTTTCCCACCTTTTTTCTTTCATTTTTACTTGAAAACTACTTGTCGATCGATCCTAAAACCTTTTGAGCAAAAGAGTTCAGCGCGTCTCTTTCCGCCATTCCGGTCGCAACATTTGCATGAACTTC includes these proteins:
- the hisS gene encoding histidine--tRNA ligase, with translation MKPSLAKGTRDFSAEEVYRRKFIINILQKNFELFGFQPLETPSFENLSTLTGKYGEEGDRLIFKILNSGDFASKTKDEDWLAKNSQKLISQISEKALRYDLTVPFARYVAMNHGQMTFPFKRYQIQPVWRADRPQKGRFREFYQCDADVVGSVSLWQEIELVQLYLKSFAELKVNVVLHLNNRKILSGLAEFAGISDQLIDFTVALDKLDKIGKEGVVKELLEKKISQDSIDKLDFLFNQSEKALDNLAQLKEKFQGNEIGTAGVEELEFVLTKSFELGISDESLKFDITLARGLDYYTGAIFEVKATGVAMGSIGGGGRYDNLTEVFGVKNIPGIGISFGLDRIYLVMEELGLFPEDSINVVQYLFANYGETESLAAMKVIGQLRTKGISAELYPESAKLKKQFTYAEKKGIPNLVFYGEQEIADGKITVKNLKAGEQIIQTVEEFLD
- a CDS encoding EamA family transporter; this translates as MWWIYALLSALFAAATAIFAKVGVENVNSNLATAIRTVVVLVMIWIIVFFRNEYRAIGELSSRNWIFLTISGLATGLSWIFYFKALQIGQVSKVAGIDKLSLALTIIFAVIFLGETLTWKTAVGASLIIAGTLFLIWK
- a CDS encoding class I SAM-dependent methyltransferase, with product MENYLDINRKLWNAKVETHLKSDFYFVDEFLKGRTSLNSIELDLLGDVKDKNILHLQCHFGQDSISLSRLGAKVTGIDLSDKSIEAAKKLAQQCETDTQFLVSDVYDLPNVLHQKFDILYATYGTIGWLPDLQKWAEVIAHFLKPGGQLIFVEFHPVVWMYDDDFTFVKHSYFNNEQIIETNQGTYADPRADLMNEEVSWNHSLSEVFTNLSGEDLLLQNFQEYNWSPYPCFRHIEEVEKGKYQIPQFGNRVPLVYSLVAEKK
- the uvrA gene encoding excinuclease ABC subunit UvrA; protein product: MKDPKEYIEVYGAREHNLKNIDVKIPRNELVVITGLSGSGKSSLAFDTIFAEGQRRYIETFSAYARQFLGGLERPDVDKIDGLSPVIAIEQKTTNKNPRSTVGTVTELYDFLRLLFARVSDAYSLTTGQRLVSYTEEQILDAIKNNYKGEKVMLLAPAVRSRKGHYHELFVQMAKKGYGQARIDGEILDIEYDLKLDRYKTHDIDIVIDRWIIGENASEARMEQSLKTALHMGEGVIGIQKLASESIEYFSKNLMDADTGHSLSLPEPNTFSFNSPKGSCPYCKGLGMVKKVNTDYFVENPKLSINQGGLLPLEDIKSNKWILGQIKNILEIFGLSMATPIKDIPKEALDYIYHGCHKEINKDLKLAGINKKIKVNFDGLVSLINEMIDDKESYDATLLERHFTTEEVCPDCNGARLQASSLSFKIDGKNIAEINALSLLDLKEWLIQVEDKFSKNNKIIAHEILKEIKTRLQFLLDVGLDYLSLSRSSRTLSGGESQRIRLATQIGSQLVNVLYILDEPSIGLHQRDNERLIASLKNLRDIGNSVIVVEHDKDMIMEADEVLDIGPRAGKFGGEVLWQGKPKDLLNADTITADYLTGKRKIEVPEVRREGNGKSLILKGATGNNLKNVNLEIPLGKLVVVTGISGSGKSSLINGTLYPILNQHFYRAVKEPLPYKKFEGIDNIDKIVDVDQTPIGRTPRSNPATYTGMFTDIRNLFAELPESKIRGYKAGRFSFNVKGGRCETCQGGGLKVIEMNFLPDVYVHCETCNGKRFNRETLEVRYKGKSISDVLEMTIDEATEFFQPIPKIFSKVKTMQDVGLGYITLGQQSTTLSGGEAQRIKLATELSKRQTGNTLYILDEPTTGLHFEDVKVLMDAINKLVELGNSFIIIEHNLDVIKLADHIIDIGPEGGYRGGEIIAKGTPEEVAKSKKSLTAKFLKRELNS
- a CDS encoding DUF421 domain-containing protein — translated: MDAFLDVALRSLAVYLFMFAAIRVFGKNQLSQLNAGDIVLLLLISNAVQNAMVGSNVSLEGGLVAALVLFVANFIVKKIIFKNPKIKSLVESDPIILIKDGVVDNLKMKEQEVSFDELEEAVREHGIEKIIDVKLAVLEVDGNISVISIDKETGSTKFSRRRRKFPRKSHKF
- a CDS encoding GNAT family N-acetyltransferase — translated: MNYEIRPMRPEDGDKVLEIFQQGINGGNATFDKVAPAWEAWDTKHFNVCRFVLENETDEVVGWCALQPVSNRDCFKGVAEVSIYLDTSVQGKGLGTVMMKKLILDSEENGFWTLQAAIFPENTVSVKIHEKHGFTMIGTRERIGEMNGKWRNVVLLERRSRVVGI
- a CDS encoding NAD(P)/FAD-dependent oxidoreductase, which produces MPKEFQFQVSPQVAASEDLLAQQVAKFCKITPEEILKVVVLKRSFDARQKAVKVNVKGIVYLIGEDYIPAKIELPDYPNVANRQEVIVVGAGPAGLFAALQLIELGLKPIVLERGKEVRGRRRDLKAINVDGIVNEDSNYCFGEGGAGTYSDGKLYTRSKKRGDIDRILELFVGFGATPDIMVDAHPHIGTNKLPKIIQDIREQIIACGGEVLFETRVTDFVVKNSEMQGVVLQNGNIISANKVILATGHSARDIFELLHKKNIYIEAKPFALGVRAEHPQELIDRIQYSCDYRGEFLPPAPYSVVKQVNGRGMYSFCMCPGGVIAPCATSPGEVVTNGWSPSKRDQPTANSGIVVELKLEDFKPYQKFGPLAGMEFQKAIEQKAWHLAGETQKVPAQRMVDFTQNKISQNIPKTSYVPGTTSIEMGEVFPGFLSQIMRQGFVEFGKSMKGYMTNEAILHAPESRTSSPVRIPRDSFSLEHLQIKGLYPCGEGAGYAGGIISAAIDGEKCALKVAESLNLK